The genomic window AGCCAGGCAGCTTGCTCCTGAATTACCTGAAGCCCATGCGCTCAGCAACTTTTTGGGTAATACCCCGCAAGAAGTGCTTGCAGGGCTGGACCGCGCCATCGAGCTAAACCCCAACTATGCGGAGGCACTGGTCTGGCGCTCATCGTACAAAATCAACCATGTTAATTTTTCCGAAGGGCTCAGGGATCTGGAAAAAGCCCGTGAGATCGACCCACTTTCACTACTGATCAACACCAATACAGTATTGCTAAATGCAAATTTTGGAAACCTGGGCAATGCAAAACGGGCCGCACAGACATTAGCATCCATCGCGCCAAACTCACCTCTGACCGGCCAATCGCAGGTGATAGTCAACATGATGGAAGGGAATTTCTCCAAGGCGTTGCTGATTGCGATCAACCTGGAACGCAATGGCGACTCAACGCTGAACACCAGGGCCTGGCTAAGTATCTTTCTCTCGGGATTGGGCTTCTATTCTGCCGATCTGGTCAGCGACGAAGAAAATGAAATCCGCCTTTACTGGCAGGCCAGCGAGCGTTGGAGTTTCGGCCACATTGAAGCCGCAGCAACGTTCAGCAAGAAAATTCAAGAAACCCACGCTGATGATCCATTCTCTATCATCCAATACGCAGGTCTCCTCAACCTGCAGGGCAGGCAGGAAGAGGCCCGTAAACTGTTGGAGCCCATGATTGCCAGCGGAAACCAAAAGACAGTGCCGCCGTGCATGCCGGATCTGCAAATTGTCCTGGTTGAACTCCAACTGGAAAAAGAGTTGATCCAAACAGGCAGGTTATGCGGGCCGCGCTTTGATACCCGCCGCGCCAATCTCAGCTGGGAAGTACTGCAACGGGGCTTCGCCTACTTTGCCATTCGTGGAGAGGTCGACAAGGCTGTTGCCCTGCTCGAGGGGTCCGTCAAAAAAGGGGCGCCGATGCTCTTCGGCGATATGCGCAAGGCGCTGCCGTATATAGCTGACGACCCACGGGTAAAGCCTCTGCTGAAAACCCTCGATCAGCGGGCCTCGCAACTGCGGAAGACTCTGCTTTCGGAGTTGCAAGTAAGCGCACCAGAAGTCCATGCACAGATCCTGCTCGCTGCCGCATCGGAATGACCTGAAAAACCGGCCCGGCACCCCGGGCCTGCCGCTGGTACTTCTGCCCTATACCGCTATAATGCGCCGTCCACAACCCGCTGAACATTTTTTGACCAGGTACCCATGACTCAAACCATGACCGTATCCGAGCAAAACGCCCTCGCCGAAGGCGAGCGCAAGACCAAAAAGCTCTACATCAAAACCCACGGCTGCCAGATGAACGAGTATGACTCGGCGCGCATGCGCGATCTGCTCGGCGAGTCGCACGCGATGGTTACAACTGACGATCCCGAGGAAGCCGACGTCCTGCTGGTCAACACTTGTTCTATCCGCGAGAAGGCACAGGAAAAACTGTTCCACCAGCTGGGCCGCTGGAAGCACCTCAAGGAAAAAAATCCCGATCTGGTGATCGGTGTCGGCGGCTGCGTGGCGAGCCAGGAAGGCGAGGCGATCGCCAAGCGCGCGCCCTATGTCGACCTGATTTTCGGCCCACAGACCCTGCACCGTCTGCCGGAGATGATGGAGACCCGCCAACAGAAGAGCGGCGCTGTCGTGGTGGACGTGACCTTCCCGGAGATCGAGAAGTTCGACCGTCTGCCCCAACCGGAGGCAGAGGGCGCAACCGCATTCGTCTCCATCATGGAGGGCTGTTCCAAGTACTGCACCTTCTGTGTGGTGCCTTACACCCGCGGTGAGGAGGTAAGCCGTCCGGTCGCTGACGTGCTGGAAGAAGTGGCGCATCTGGCTGACCAGGGCGTGCGCGAGGTGAACCTCCTGGGCCAGAACGTGAACGCCTACCGGGCCCCCGGCGACGATGGCCAGATCGTGGACTTCGCCGAGCTGATCACCTACGTGGCGGCCATCGACGGCATCGACCGTATCCGCTACACCACCTCCCACCCGGTGGAATTCTCCGATGCGCTGATCGATGTCTATGCCGAGGTGCCGGAGCTAGTCAACCACCTGCATCTGCCGGTACAGAGCGGTTCCGACCGCATCTTGATGGCCATGAAACGCGGCCACACGGCGCTGGAGTACAAGTCCAAGATCCGCCGCCTGCGCAAGATCCGCCCGGATATCTGCCTGTCTTCTGACTTTATCATCGGCTTCCCCGGTGAGACCGACAAGGACTTCGAGGACACCATGAAACTGATTCAGGATGTCGGCTTCGATATCTCTTTCAGCTTCATCTATTCACCGCGCCCCGGCACGCCGGCCTCGGATCTGCCAGACGACACCCCGGAAGAGCTGAAAAAGCAGCGCCTGCAGCTGCTGCAGCACCGCATCAACCAGCAGGCGGCGGAAATTGCCCGCCGCATGGTGGGCAACACCGAGCGGGTTCTGGTCACCGGCGTCTCCAAGAAGGACCCGGGCCAGCTGCAGGGCCGGACCGAAAACAACCGCGTGGTCAATTTCCGCGCCGACGATATGGCGTTGATTGGCAAATTCGCCGATGTGGTGATCGAGGAAGCACTGCCGAACTCCCTGCGCGGCACCCTGATCACCTCAGAACTGGATGGTCCGCTTTTCTGAAGAGTCGAGCCGCGAGACCGTCGGGGCTGTCGGCCAATTGGTCACAGCCCCGAAACTGTAATACCCCTATGTTATAAGCGGTTTTTACAGTTAGAAGGTATTGGTCATATCGCGGCCTTTCCCCTACCGGGAAAATCGGTATACCCTAGCAGTGAATCCCCCAGTTAAAGGTGCCGGAAACCAATTTGGAAACACATACCCTCGCCCACAGCATCACCCTCGAACCCAACGACGCGCGCCGCCTCGCCAATCTCTGCGGCCAGTTCGATGAACATCTGCGTCAGATAGAACAGCGACTCGATATTGAAATCCGCAACCGCGGCAATGAGTTCGCCTTTTACGGTGAACCCAAGAGCGCCCGCGTCGCCGGTGAACTGCTGAATTTCCTCTATGGGGAAACCGAGAAGCGCGATCACCTGACGCCCGACGAGATCCACCTGGCCCTGCAGCAGTCCGGCGTTGAGGAACTGCTGCAGAAGAGTGAGTCCGAGAGCGACAGCGATGCAGACGAGGTTGTGCTGATCCGCACCAAGAAATGCTCTGTGCGCCCCCGGGGACTGAACCAGCGCCGGTATGTGCGCGCGGTACAGACCAACGATATCAACTTCGGCATCGGCCCTGCCGGTACCGGCAAGACCTACCTCGCCGTCGCCTGTGCTGTGGAAGCACTGCTGAAGGACGAGGTTGAGCGCATCCTGCTGGTGCGCCCTGCGGTGGAAGCTGGCGAGAAGCTGGGCTTCCTGCCCGGCGACCTGAGCCAGAAGGTTGACCCCTATCTGCGTCCGCTCTACGACGCCCTCTATGAAATGCTGGGTTTCGAGACGGTAGGCAAGTTGATCGAGCGCAATGTGATCGAGGTGGCACCGCTGGCCTACATGCGCGGCCGCACCCTGAACAACGCCTTCGTGATCCTGGACGAGAGCCAGAACACCACCCGTGAACAGATGAAAATGTTCCTGACCCGCATCGGCTTCGGATCCACTGCGGTAATTACCGGTGACCCGAGCCAGATCGACCTGCCCCGCGGCCAGGCGTCCGGCCTGCGTCACGCCATCGAGGTACTGGGCAAGGTCAACGGTATCAGCTTTACCCATTTCGGCGCCAAGGATGTGGTGCGCCACCCACTGGTTCAGCGCATCGTCGAAGCCTACGATATCCATGAAGCGGCTCGTGAAGCTGCAGAAAAGCGGAGCGAAGACGCGGCCTGAGGCCGCGCTCCGTGAGCCCCGGATATGCCGGAACTTCACCTAGACGTACAGCGGGCCAGTAGCGCCACGAACCTCCCGTCTGACGAGCAGATCCACCACTGGGTACAGGCAGCGCTTGGCGCCCACCGGGAGGAAGCAGAACTGTCGGTGCGCATCGTCGATGAAGATGAGAGCCAACAGCTCAATCGCGACTATCGGGGCAAGGACAAGCCCACCAATGTATTATCCTTCCCGGCAGACCTGCCCGCAGATGTGGAATTGCCGTTGCTTGGCGATCTCGTGATCTGCGCACCCGTAGTCACCAGGGAGGCGCGAGAGCAACACAAAGCGACCTCTGCGCACTGGGCACACATGGTGGTCCATGGCACACTGCATCTTCTGGGTTACGACCATATCGAGGATGCCGACGCGGAGCTCATGGAAGGCCTGGAAGTGAAGGTGCTGGCAGGGTTGGGCATTGCCGACCCCTACCAGCCCGCAGACCGATCGACAGAGGCCCCCCGGGCCTGAGCGGCCGCAAGGCGTTTTTGAGACACGACGAGAGAAACCGGAGCATGGCCACATCCATGACCACAGACGAACCCCCAAGTAGCCAGTCTTCCGGCAAGCCCCGATCGGGGGAGAAGAACTGGCTGGAAAAACTGTTCGGCGCCTTTTCCGCCGAGCCCAAGTCCCGCGACGAGCTGCTCGACATCATCAAGGATGCGGCAGACAACAAGCTGGTAGACGCCGAGGCCCTGTCCATCATCGAAGGCGCTCTGGACGTCTCGAGCCAGCAGGTGCGGGAGATCATGATTCCCCGCTCGCAGATGGTGGTAGTCAGCCTCCAGGATACGCCGGAAGAGTTTCTGCCCAAGATCATCGAATCCGGGCACTCCCGCTTCCCGGTGATCGGCGAGAGCATCGACGACATTCGCGGCATATTGCTGGCCAAGGATCTCCTCCCGCTGATTCTCAAGGGCCTCGAGGGCTTCGAGCTCGAAAGTATCATTCGCCCCGCCAATATCATCCCCGAGAGCAAGCGCCTCAACATCCTGCTGCGGGAGTTCCGCGAGAACCGCTATCACATGGCCGTCGTGATCGACGAGTATGGTGGTGTCTCCGGCGTGGTGACCATCGAGGACATCCTCGAGGAGATCGTCGGTGAAATCGAAGACGAGACGGACGAGGAGGAAGCGGATAGCTTTATCCGCAAGGTGGGCGACAATGACTTCATCGTGAAGGCCCTGACCCCGATCGAGGAGTTCAACGAATATTTCGAGAGCGAACTCAGCGACGAGGAGTTCGACACTGTCGGCGGCCTGATCATGCAGTCATTCGGCCACCTGCCGAGTCGCGACGAAGTGACCGACCTGGGGCACTTCCGCTTCCGGGTCCTCTACGCCGATAATCGCCAGATACACCTGTTGCGAGTGAGCCGCCAACGCCGGCAGCCCCGCGAAGAGGAGTAAACAGCGTCGCCCGGGTGCCCTGCAGGCGCGGGGCGCCAGTGAGATAAAATCCATGCGAAAACTGTTTCTACCCCTCGCCAGTGCCGCCGCCGGCGGCCTGATGACACTCTCATTTGCGCCCTTCAGCTACTGGCCTACCGGGCTGGTTTCGCTGACCCTGTTTGCCTGGCTGAATTTATACGCCGCGGATACCGGCCGACTGGGAAAGAGAGCCGGTTTCTGGCTGGCGTTCTGTTTTGGACTGGGACTTTTTGCCAGTGGCGGCTCCTGGGTCTACGTGTCGATTACCGATTTCGGCGGTTCCTCGATGGCACTGGGCCTGCTACTGACCGGCGGATTCGTTGCCATCCTGGCCGCCATCCTGGCACTGCCATTCCTGTTGATCGGCCGCTTCACCGGTAACCCGCTGAGCTTCGGCCTCGCCTTCCCCGCCCTGTGGTTCCTGAGCGAGTGGCTGCGCACCTGGCTGTTCACCGGCTTTCCCTGGTTGTTCGCCGGCTACGCCCACATCGACACCTGGCTCTCAGGCTGGGCACCGGTTCTGAGCGTCTACGGCATCGGCCTGCTGCTTGCACTCAGCGCCGCGGTCATCGCACTCTTGGCCGCACGCAAACTGCCCCTCCGCCAGCAAAGGGCCAACCTGGCACTGCTGATCGTCGCTGCGTTGACCTGGCCCGCGGGCGCCCTGCTATCCCATGTGGAGTGGACCGAACGGGGCCAGGAAATCACCGTGGGCCTGGTACAGGCCAACATCCCTCAGGAAAAGAAGTGGCTGCCGGAGTTTCGCGGAGAAACCATCAGCCGCTACCAGGAGGGCACCCGCGAGCTCGCCAGCCAGAACGTGGACGTGATCATCTGGCCAGAGGCCGCACTGCCGCTGCTATACAGCCAGGCTCCAAACCTCATGCAGGCACTGCAGAGGAATGCCGAGCAAACCGGCATCGACCTGATCAGCGGCATTCTCTACGACCGCATCGAAACGCCTGAGAACGGAGCTCCGCGGAGGCTGGTACACAACTCCGCCGCCGTATTCGGCCGCAGTCCACATGTCTACCACAAGCGCCACCTGGTACCCTTTGGCGAGTATGTGCCGCTGGAGGATTGGCTGCGTGGCACCATCGAGTTCTTTGACCTGCCCACGTCATTTATCCGCCCCGGGCCGGATGAACAACAACCCTTGCTGGCCGCCGGTGCCGGCTGGGCTCCACTCATCTGCTACGAAATCGTCTACCCGGCACTGGTGGCCGAGAGTGCCCTGACCTCGGATATCCTCCTGACCATCAGTAACGACGCCTGGTTCGGCGCCTCCATCGGCCCCCTGCAGCATATGCAGATGGCGCAGATGCGGGCTCTGGAGACCGATCGCTATCTGGTGCGCGCCACCAATACCGGGGTCACGGCCATCGTCGACCCGCACGGACGGATCACCGAACGCCTGCCCCAGTTCGAGCGCGCCATCATGACCGGCAAGGTTGCGGCGAGAAGCGGTGCCACCCCATTCATGCTATTGGGCCTCTGGGGAATGCTGGCGCTCGCCGTCGCCATGCTCACCGCAGCACTGTTAATGCAGCGTGCCCGCAGAATTCAGGGAGAGCCGGCATTCACCGGTGAGGCGGCGGACGGCAACTGAAACCGGCAGCCGCCTCAGCGCGGATAGTTCGCTACGCCGTAATAACGCATCGAATCCCCTGAATCGGGGCGCCGGCTAACCGACTAAAAGGGAATGCGGAATTGAATAACATCGATACCGGTGTTGAGCCGGGTCAGGCTAGCACTGGATAGATGCTGGTATTCAAGGGAAAAGCCCCGGAAGTCGATACCGACACCGGTTCTGAAATTGAAATGGCCAACCAGCGGGGAGCCATCCACGTAGGCCAGTCCCACCCGACCGTAGACGCTGCCCCGGCACCATTCCCAGCCAGGGCGCAACATGCGGGTAATCGAGGCGGCGTATCCCAATCGCTCCTGCGCCCCCTCTGAGGTATCTCCCTGACCGAGAATGACCCCACCCAGTTCCCATCGCTGGTGACGGATGGAAACTTCCGCTGCAGTCATATCACCGTTGAACAGGGTCTGGCCAAGACCGATCGAAAAAACATTCTCGCGACTTTCCTCTGCAACGGCTGAACCGACAAGTGCCAGCCAAATCACCGGGATACAACAAATCCCCGCTACCCTTGCAAAGGCCCTGCTCAACATCCTATGTACCTCTACTACGCAGGTTACGGACAAAATCCTTTTGCCCATAAAGTGTTCGCAGTATAGCAAACGATGCGACTGGGCCGCCGTAGTCGAAATGCTTCAACAAACCCATTGGCTAAGGCCAAATCAATACGGCATTTACCAGGCCTGAAACTGCAAGCAGGCGCCAAAATACACCAGAGCAAGAATTGATTGGCTTACACTGCGCAAGAATGCTTATAAATAGCCTGCAAGCCGCATGAATACTGCTACCGGCTGCTATTATGCTGACCAATAAATGAATAACGGCACGGATGCCCAACCTATGCATTGTCTTATCACCGGCGGCACCGGCTTGATCGGCCGGCATTTTTGCCAGCAATGGCTCGCGCGTGGCGATTCCGTCACCGTGCTGAGCAGGCAACCGGAGAAGGTGCGTGAATTGTGCGGTGAGTCCGCCACCGGTGTGGCCGAACTCCATCAGGTCGAAGAGCCGGTCGATGTAGTGATCAACCTGGCCGGCGAACCCATCAGCCACCGTTGGACGGAAAAGCGCCGCGACGA from Microbulbifer aggregans includes these protein-coding regions:
- a CDS encoding HlyC/CorC family transporter; the encoded protein is MATSMTTDEPPSSQSSGKPRSGEKNWLEKLFGAFSAEPKSRDELLDIIKDAADNKLVDAEALSIIEGALDVSSQQVREIMIPRSQMVVVSLQDTPEEFLPKIIESGHSRFPVIGESIDDIRGILLAKDLLPLILKGLEGFELESIIRPANIIPESKRLNILLREFRENRYHMAVVIDEYGGVSGVVTIEDILEEIVGEIEDETDEEEADSFIRKVGDNDFIVKALTPIEEFNEYFESELSDEEFDTVGGLIMQSFGHLPSRDEVTDLGHFRFRVLYADNRQIHLLRVSRQRRQPREEE
- the ybeY gene encoding rRNA maturation RNase YbeY — protein: MPELHLDVQRASSATNLPSDEQIHHWVQAALGAHREEAELSVRIVDEDESQQLNRDYRGKDKPTNVLSFPADLPADVELPLLGDLVICAPVVTREAREQHKATSAHWAHMVVHGTLHLLGYDHIEDADAELMEGLEVKVLAGLGIADPYQPADRSTEAPRA
- a CDS encoding acyloxyacyl hydrolase — protein: MIWLALVGSAVAEESRENVFSIGLGQTLFNGDMTAAEVSIRHQRWELGGVILGQGDTSEGAQERLGYAASITRMLRPGWEWCRGSVYGRVGLAYVDGSPLVGHFNFRTGVGIDFRGFSLEYQHLSSASLTRLNTGIDVIQFRIPF
- the miaB gene encoding tRNA (N6-isopentenyl adenosine(37)-C2)-methylthiotransferase MiaB, which gives rise to MTQTMTVSEQNALAEGERKTKKLYIKTHGCQMNEYDSARMRDLLGESHAMVTTDDPEEADVLLVNTCSIREKAQEKLFHQLGRWKHLKEKNPDLVIGVGGCVASQEGEAIAKRAPYVDLIFGPQTLHRLPEMMETRQQKSGAVVVDVTFPEIEKFDRLPQPEAEGATAFVSIMEGCSKYCTFCVVPYTRGEEVSRPVADVLEEVAHLADQGVREVNLLGQNVNAYRAPGDDGQIVDFAELITYVAAIDGIDRIRYTTSHPVEFSDALIDVYAEVPELVNHLHLPVQSGSDRILMAMKRGHTALEYKSKIRRLRKIRPDICLSSDFIIGFPGETDKDFEDTMKLIQDVGFDISFSFIYSPRPGTPASDLPDDTPEELKKQRLQLLQHRINQQAAEIARRMVGNTERVLVTGVSKKDPGQLQGRTENNRVVNFRADDMALIGKFADVVIEEALPNSLRGTLITSELDGPLF
- the lnt gene encoding apolipoprotein N-acyltransferase translates to MRKLFLPLASAAAGGLMTLSFAPFSYWPTGLVSLTLFAWLNLYAADTGRLGKRAGFWLAFCFGLGLFASGGSWVYVSITDFGGSSMALGLLLTGGFVAILAAILALPFLLIGRFTGNPLSFGLAFPALWFLSEWLRTWLFTGFPWLFAGYAHIDTWLSGWAPVLSVYGIGLLLALSAAVIALLAARKLPLRQQRANLALLIVAALTWPAGALLSHVEWTERGQEITVGLVQANIPQEKKWLPEFRGETISRYQEGTRELASQNVDVIIWPEAALPLLYSQAPNLMQALQRNAEQTGIDLISGILYDRIETPENGAPRRLVHNSAAVFGRSPHVYHKRHLVPFGEYVPLEDWLRGTIEFFDLPTSFIRPGPDEQQPLLAAGAGWAPLICYEIVYPALVAESALTSDILLTISNDAWFGASIGPLQHMQMAQMRALETDRYLVRATNTGVTAIVDPHGRITERLPQFERAIMTGKVAARSGATPFMLLGLWGMLALAVAMLTAALLMQRARRIQGEPAFTGEAADGN
- a CDS encoding PhoH family protein, which produces METHTLAHSITLEPNDARRLANLCGQFDEHLRQIEQRLDIEIRNRGNEFAFYGEPKSARVAGELLNFLYGETEKRDHLTPDEIHLALQQSGVEELLQKSESESDSDADEVVLIRTKKCSVRPRGLNQRRYVRAVQTNDINFGIGPAGTGKTYLAVACAVEALLKDEVERILLVRPAVEAGEKLGFLPGDLSQKVDPYLRPLYDALYEMLGFETVGKLIERNVIEVAPLAYMRGRTLNNAFVILDESQNTTREQMKMFLTRIGFGSTAVITGDPSQIDLPRGQASGLRHAIEVLGKVNGISFTHFGAKDVVRHPLVQRIVEAYDIHEAAREAAEKRSEDAA